CACGCGCCGCTGGTGGTGGCCGAGCAGTTCGGCACCCTGGAGGCGCTGCACCCCGGTCGCATCGACCTCGGTATCGGCCGGGCGCCGGGCACCGACCAGGTGACCGCGCTGGCGTTGCGGCGCACCATGGAGGGCCTGTCGGCGGAGGGCTTCCCGCGCGAGCTGGCGGACCTGATGAACTACTTCAGCGGGGAGAAGCCTGGGCAGATCATCGCCACCCCGGGTCACGGTGAGCAGCCGGCCGTGTGGCTGCTGGGTTCCAGCGGTTTCAGCGCCCAGCTCGCCGGTCTGCTCGGCCTGCCGTTCTCGTTCGCGCACCACTTCAGCTCGGCGAACACCCTGCCTGCACTGGCCCTCTACCGGCAGAACTTCCGGCCGTCGCAGTGGTTGGACAAGCCGTACGCGATGGTGGCGGTCAACGCGGTGTGCGCGGAGACCGACGAGCGGGCCGAGTGGCTGACGGGGCCCAGCGCGTTGTCGTTCCTGAAGCTTCGCTCCGGCCGGCCGGAGCCGCTGTCGACGCCGGACGAGGCGGCGGCCTACCCGTACTCGGAGTTCGAGAGGGAGTTCGTCCTGCAACGCCGAGACGGTCAGGCGATGGGTTCGCCAGAGACGGTGCGCCGACAGCTGACCGAGCTGATCGAGCGCACCGGCGCGGACGAGCTGATGCTGACCACGCTCGTGTA
This portion of the Micromonospora zamorensis genome encodes:
- a CDS encoding LLM class flavin-dependent oxidoreductase; protein product: MSVLDLAPVAKGTSAGAALQATTELARRTEELGYHRFWVAEHHNMPAIASSAPAVLLAHLAANTSTIRLGSGGVMLPNHAPLVVAEQFGTLEALHPGRIDLGIGRAPGTDQVTALALRRTMEGLSAEGFPRELADLMNYFSGEKPGQIIATPGHGEQPAVWLLGSSGFSAQLAGLLGLPFSFAHHFSSANTLPALALYRQNFRPSQWLDKPYAMVAVNAVCAETDERAEWLTGPSALSFLKLRSGRPEPLSTPDEAAAYPYSEFEREFVLQRRDGQAMGSPETVRRQLTELIERTGADELMLTTLVYDVEDRVRSYELIAEQVAGGLHRAA